The DNA sequence GGTGGTGCTGACCCTCGCCGGGCTGGCCCTGATCCCGCTGATCACCGCGGCGGTCGTCGACGGCATCGTCAACGCCAAGCTCGCCCTGACCGTCGGCCGCCTCTCGGTGCGGCGGGACGGGCACGTGGTCGTGGTCGGGCTCGGCAACGTCGGCAGCCGGGTCGTCGGGCAACTGCACGACCTGGGCATCGAGGTCGTGGCGGTCGACAAGGATCCCGACGCCCGCGGCTCGTCGCTGGTCCGCCGGCTCGGCGTGCCGTTCATCGTCGCCGACGGGGCACAGGAGGAGACGTTGCGGGCCGCCTCGGTCGCCACCTGCCAGGCGCTGGTCATGGTCTCCACCGACGACGTCACGAACCTCCAGGCGGCCCTCAACGGGCGGAGCCTCAACCCCGATCTGCGGGTCGTGCTGCGCCTCTTCGACGGCGACTTCGCCGCCCGGATCCAGCGGGCCTTCGACATCACCATCTCGCGCAGCGTCTCCTACCTGGCCGCGCCGTCGTTCGCCAGCGCGCTGACCAACCGCAACGTGATCGCCACCATTCCGGTCGACCGGCACGTCCTGCTGGTCGCCGAGGTGACGGTCGGCGAGCGGTCGCCGCTGGACGGACTGCGGCTGCGTGACGCCAACCGTGGCACCGGGGTACGGGTGATCGGACTGGCCCGCTCCGGTCAGCGACGGATGCGCTGGTCGCCCACGTTGGAGAGTCGGATCCGGGCCGGTGACCGGATCACCGTCGTGGCCCGCCGGGCCGGGCTGAGCTGGCTGCTGACCCAGACCACCCCGCTACCGCCCGTACCCGAGGCCGAGCCCGACCCGGTGCCGTGACGGGCCGGGTGGATCGGCCGGCGGCCCGTCATCCGGCGGCGACCTCGATGCCGAGCACGGCCTGCTCGTCAGGCCGGTGCACCAGCACGTCGGCGAGGAACGACTGCACCGCCGGCGCCAGCCCGACGTCCCGCCCGGCCTTCTCCGACAACCGCCACCGGTGCTCGATGACCTGGGCGAAGAGTTCCGACGGCTCGAGCTTGCGGCGCAGGTGCGCGGGTACGGCCCGGACCACCGGCTCGAAGACCTCGGTCAGCCACCGGTGCGCCGCCTGCTGCTCGTCGGTCAGGTCGCTCTCCGCCCGATAGGTGTCGAGGTCGTTGAGCAGCCGGCGGGCCTGGTTCTCCTCGGCGTCCAGCCCGGTCAGCCGCAGCAGCCGGCGGGAGTGGTAGCCGGCGTCGACGACCTTCGGACGGATCAGGTAGGCACCCTGCTCGACCAGGGACATCGCGACCTCGGCGACGTCGAAGCCCAGTTCGTTGAGCCGCCGGATCCGGCCCTCGATGTCGTGCCGGGCCTCCCGCGCGACCTGCTGTTCGAACGTGATCTCGTGCCACAGCCGCTCGTAACGGGCGACGACCTCCTCGCAGACCACCTCCGGGTCGATCGACTCGTGCAGCAGGCCGGCGGCCTGCAGGTCGAGCGCCTCGCCGAAGATGTTCACCCGGGCGATCTCCAGGTCCTCGCCGCGCTGGCCGTTGGAGAGCCGGGAGTGCAGGGCTCCGGTTTCCGCGTCGACCAGGTAGGCGGCGAAGGCGCCGGCGTCGCGCCGGAAGAGCGTGTTGGACAGCGAGCAGTCGCCCCAGAAGAAGCCGGTGAGGTGCATCCGGACGATGAGCGCGGCGAGCGCGTCCAGCAGCCGGTTCATCGTCTCCGGGCGCAGGGTGTTGGAGAAGAGCGCCCGGTACGGCAGCGAGAACTGGAGGTGCCGGGTGATCAGGACCGGGTCGAGCGGTTCACCCGTCGGATCGACCCGGTCGGCGACGATCGCCACCGCCTCGACGGACGGGAAGTCGATCCGTTCCAGGGCGCGGAGCAGGTCGTACTCGCGCTCGGCGACCCGCTCACCCGTCTCCTTGACCGCGTAGACCGTGCCGGCGAGCCGGACGAACCGTACGACGTGCCGCGAGATGCCCTGGGG is a window from the Polymorphospora rubra genome containing:
- a CDS encoding DUF4032 domain-containing protein — its product is MRITSALVDPALLDLPWSTPLEEWPADHLVALPQGISRHVVRFVRLAGTVYAVKETGERVAEREYDLLRALERIDFPSVEAVAIVADRVDPTGEPLDPVLITRHLQFSLPYRALFSNTLRPETMNRLLDALAALIVRMHLTGFFWGDCSLSNTLFRRDAGAFAAYLVDAETGALHSRLSNGQRGEDLEIARVNIFGEALDLQAAGLLHESIDPEVVCEEVVARYERLWHEITFEQQVAREARHDIEGRIRRLNELGFDVAEVAMSLVEQGAYLIRPKVVDAGYHSRRLLRLTGLDAEENQARRLLNDLDTYRAESDLTDEQQAAHRWLTEVFEPVVRAVPAHLRRKLEPSELFAQVIEHRWRLSEKAGRDVGLAPAVQSFLADVLVHRPDEQAVLGIEVAAG